DNA sequence from the Methylacidiphilum kamchatkense Kam1 genome:
AAGTCCTGAAAAACGCCCACATTGTTTGTCTCATTCATCCTCCAAGAAAGGAAGACATAGCCCATTTTGTTGAAAACTCCATACTAATTTCCCTCCTCTATCCACTCTTACATCTAGACTTAGTCAAAGAGCTTGCAGCCCAAAAGCTCACCGTTTTTTCCCTAGATCTTATCCCAAGAATTAGTAGGGCTCAGTCTATGGATCCTCTGAGTTCTCAAAGTACCGTTTCTGGATACAAGGCTTTAATCATGGCGGCCAATACCCTTCCTAAATTTTTACCCATGCTTACCACTCCCGCAGGCACCATTCCCCCTTGCAAAGTCTTCGTCATTGGTGCAGGGGTTGCTGGTTTGCAAGCTATCGCTACGGCCAGACGTTTAGGAGCACTCGTGGAAGCCTATGATATTAGACCAGTAGCTAAAGAACAGGTTGAAAGTCTGGGTGCTAAATTTGTCAATTTACCAATTACCGCTCAGGACGTTGAAGACCGATCCGGTTATGCCAAAGCCCAATCCGAAGAATTTTATTCAAAACAACGCCAACTTATTATCGACCAATGTAAAAAAGCTGACATCGTCATCACCACCGCCCTTGTTCCAGGCGTTAAAGCCCCAAAGCTTATTGCAAAGGAAGCTGTAGAAATGATGAAACCTGGTTCAGTCATTGTTGATCTGGCTGCAGAACAGGGGGGAACTGTGAATTGACAGTACCAGGAAAAACTGTCGTCCAAAATCATGTGATTATCCATGGGCCACTCAACATAGCTTCGACTATGGCTCCACAAGCCAGTTTATTTTATTCGAAAAATATCCAATCCTTTCTTTCTCTTTTCTTTAAAGAAAATAAATTATCTATTCAATGGGAAGATGAAATCATTCAAAAGACGTTGGTTATTCGTGAGGGGAAAATAGTCAATGAAAAAGTTCTTAATGCTTTAAACCAACAACTATCTTAAAACTTTCCATTTTCTAGGAGGTTCACCATGACACTGAGTGATTGGATTACTAATCTGTATGTCTTTGTCTTAGCATCCTTTTTAGGACTGGAATTAATTCGGAACGTCTCACGCTTATTACATACTCCTCTAATGTCCTTGACAAATGCTATCTCTTCGATCTCCCTGGTCGGTTCTCTAGCCCTTACAGGAGAAGGAGAGAAAACATGGGTCATTGTCCTTGGTACCATTGCCATCATCGCCTCCTCCATTAACGCGGTTGGCGGCTTTTTAATTACCGATAGAATTTTGAAAATGTTCAGGAAAAGTAAATAATTTTTGGGGAAGTACGGCTCTATGGAGAACATCATCCAATTTGTCTATATCGCTTCAGCGGCTCTCTTCATTCTTTCTTTAAAATGGATGAGTGAAATCAAAACTTCCAGATGGGGTAATTGGGCGGGGACAGCAGGTATGGCTCTGGCTATTGTCGCCACCCTGCTCAAACCCGAAATTCATGGTTATCTCTGGATCGCTATTGGTATAGTCATTGGAGCTTCTATAGGTACACCAATGGCTATGCTGATGCCAATGACAGCCGTGCCACAACGAACTGCTCTATCTCATGCTTTTGGTGCTTTAGCCGCTGGCATCGTAGGAAGTACAGAATATTTTCTGCACGGGACCAATCTTTCCATGCCTCAACTGATTGTTTTATGTATCGAAGTGCTTTTAGGTTTCTTAACTTTTACTGGTAGCCTATTGGCTTTCGGCAAACTTCAAGAAATTATTCCAACTAGACCCATTCTTTATCCAGGAAGAAATTTAGTAAGTCTTTCGGTTTTTGCTTTCAGCTTATTTTTAATCGCCTATTTAGTCATTAAAGGAGGCAGTCATCCTTTTCTTTTCGGTTTAATCGTCTGCCTTTCTTTGCTCTTTGGCATTCTTTTAGTCTTGCCGATTGGCGGAGCAGATATGCCAACGGTAATCTCCATTCTTAACGCTTATGCAGGTCTTTCTTCTTCATTTATGGGCTTTTTGCTCAACAATAAGCTACTGATCATTGCTGGAGCACTAGATGGGAGTTCCGGATTGATTCTTTCCATTCAGATGTGTAAAGCAATGAACCGTTCTTTTACTAACGTTCTTTTTGGAGGAGTCGGGCAGGTCCTTGAAGTAGCTGATCCCTCAAGAGATGGGAAAATCGTTAAAAGCCTATCCCCTAAAGAAGCTTCCATTTTATTTGAAGCAGCCAAAAAAGTCGTAATAGTGCCTGGATACGGTATGGCTGCGGCTCAAGCTCAGCATGTGGTAAAAGAACTAACAGATGTTCTAGAGAATAGAAATATTGAAGTAAAATTTGCTATTCATCCAGTGGCTGGCAGAATGCCGGGACATATGAATGTGTTGCTGGCGGAAGCCGATGTACCCTACGATAAACTTGTCGAAATGGAAGAGATTAATCCTCTTTTTCCTGAAACAGACATCGTTTTGGTCGTAGGAGCCAATGATATTACCAATCCAGCCGCTAGGAAAAATCCAGGTTCTCCTTTATACGGTATGCCCATATTGGATGTCGATAAGGCCAAGCAGATTCTTTTCATCAAGCGTAGCATGTCCACAGGATTTGCAGGTATTGATAATGACCTCTTTTATTCGCCAAAGACGATCATGCTTTTTGGAGACGCGAAAAAGGTACTCAATGAACTGTTAATTTCCATTAATTCCAATTAAATCAGGCTTTTCTTTTTGGCTCGGATATCTTTAGTTTTTTCTTAATCTTTTTCCTTGATCATCTCCCCTCTCTTTTCCTATTCTTCTTACATCCTTCTTCTTCCTATGAAAACAAATATTAAAGAGTTAACCCAAACAATCATCGACATGATCCCCACCTCTCTAAGATTCAATGCTCATGACGAAGCCGTTTTTCAAAAATTTAAACCTTTTCATGAAAAACTTTCTGAAAAACTCGTCAAAGGTTTTTACGATATCTTGTTTGGCTATCCAACAACTCAAAGCATTTTTAAGCCAGATGAAAGACCTTTGCGAGAGCCCGATCTTCAGCGCTGGTGGCAAAGAACTATCACTGGACCTTTTGATATAAACTACTGGGCTTGGCAGTCAGCAGTCGGAGTCATTCATATCAAAAGGAAGGTCAAAAATCCCATGATGATTTCCATTTGGGGATGGATTCTACTTACCCTGCAAAAAGAGTTCTCCATGAATTACTCTCCCCAAGACACTTTCGAGGCTATGGATTCTTGGCATAGATTAGCCATTACGGTTCAGTCACTCATTGCCGAAAGCTATCTCCATAATTATATCGTTGCATTAGCCCAGTCGACTGGCACCGAGTTGGCCCTTCTCGATAGACTGGTAGCCATTGAGGTAGCGGATATTGACCCGAAGAGCCTGAGCTAATTGGATCTCACGTTTGAATTTTAATATCCTTATACGCAGCGATTCCAATAAGAGTAAAGGGAATAGATTGTGTAAAAAGGAAAAGAACAACCAGTAGGACTCTAAAAAGAAAAGAAAGTCTTGGAGTTTGTTGATCCAACGACCATATCAAATAGGAAGAAATTAATCCAATAGCTCTACGATCATCATAGGTTGTTCTTCCAATAGCAAAATATGCATCCATATCTTTCTTAGCGAGAGTTTCAGCTTTTGTAATATTTAAATCAAGGATCTTTCCTAAAAAGGGATGTATGGAAAGGAAGTTTTTTGTGGCATTAGTAACATAAATTGTCGCAACAGTTAATCGGCTTTGATAGGTTGTAGTCGGAATAAAATGAGGGCTGGTCCATTCATAGGCTGGTTCAATTCCTAAGTCCCAGACAGCTCTTCTTGCCTGCTCAAAAGTGCGATTTTCCCATTCCCCATTTTGGACCAATTCATAACCCCATCTGTTTATCTGATCTCTTCCAGCAGTCTTTGTAAAGCCTAGACAGAAAAATGTGCTAACAAAAATAAAAGTCATCAAAGAGGCTATGCCACAAAAGAGATGATGGACCAATTTAACTTTGAATGTCCGATTCCACAACTGTGTATAGTGACTTGCAAGCCACCAGCAGAAACCAGCAAGGAAGAAAGAAAACAACAAGGTTAACCAAAAATAAAGAGGTCTTTGATAGAGAAACAAAAAAAGGCTTCTTTTAACAAATTCAATCCATCTTTGATCATGAACGCATTCTGGGATTACCCCATGGAATCATAAAAAGTTTAGACACACCAAATCTTAAATATTTTTCTTCATCTGACCTATCTCTTCTCCCTAGAACAAATGGGTTAAAGAGCAATCACCTTATGCCTCCAAAGGAACGAAATGACAACAAAAGTTGTAAACTTCCATTAAGGCACCAGCGGAGGAGGGGAGGGAGGAGGAGCAAAAGGAGGCGGATAAGAAGATCCTTGAGGATAAGGCGGAGGGGGCAAAGGAGGAGCTCCAGGAGGAGGACCATACCCTTCTGCAGGAGGAACAGAACCAGGAAACTGAGGATAGGAAGGAGAAGATGCTGGCGAATTGGATGGAAAAGGAGGAGGAGGAAGAGGTTGAGAAGAAGTGGTAGGCATATAGGGAGCAGGAGAAGCAGGGATTTGAGGGGATTGTGAAGACGGATTGGGAATTGGATTAACCCCTGATAATGCTAATCTCCTATTCTCTGCCATTTGCCTTAGTTCTTGTGCATATTGCTCTAACAATCTTTCTTTTTCTTCCCTTGCTTTGGCAGCAGCCCTTCGAAGTGCTGCGTTATGGGCTGCTACTCTTGCACGCCAAGCTTTTTTCTCCTTTTCATACGAATACAAACCTCCTCCTAACCCTCCCAGTATTAGTCCACCAAGAGCTCCCCATCCGGCTCCAGCTCCTCCTCCAGCAAGCCCTCCGATAAGTGCTCCTCCAGCAGCCCCTATTCCCGCTCCCTCAGCAGCAGTCGTAGGTCCACCGGTTCCAGGCTGCAAATACTTAGGTTTTCGGCCAGGACTAGAAACCTCGGATTTCGCATCCATATAAACTTGAGCCGCTTGCTTATCTATTTCTTTAAGCCGATTGGCCAGATCTACCCATTGACTATCTTCTTGCCTTAGGGCTGTAGCCAGATCATAAGCTGAATAGAGGACCGTTTTTTGTGTTCCTGGGATAGTTTGTTCTGGCATCGCAGCCCAAGGAAACTTATTCTCTTCATTCAAAAATTTCCATCCACCATCAGCTTGTTTTATCGCTTTTACCTTCCAATCTAAAGTAACAGGCTGATTAGCTTCAAAAGCCGTTCGTTTCTGATCCTGATAATAGACCATGCCGGGTTCTTGATCCAAGGTAAAGAGAAGATCTTTAATATGAGATTTTGCCCAAGGTTGAAGATCTTTAGGAACACCCTCCAATCGCTCCTTTCCAGGAAGCACAGGCCCTACGGGTACCCAAAAAAGCGTAAGCTGCGGTTGAACCGTAACCTCATAATCCAAATTCCACTGTCCATTTTGATCTTTAACAGCGCTCTTTTCTTTGATATCAACAAAAGCAAATCCCTTAGGGATTTGGGCTTTAATAGCTTCTTCAGCCTGAAGTAACGATGGCTTAGACTCCAAAACTTTGAAAATCCCCTTTTGACCATTTATCATTCCATTAAATAGAGGAATAACAAAAAGAAGAGCCAAAACGGCGACTATCACCAGCCCAATCCCACCGATCAATGGGAACAAAGATCTAGAACTTCTAGCTGCATATCGTGTTACCTCTTCAAGAGGCTTTTTACAAGCTTTACAGACAAATTCAGCTCCCTCAGGGACTTCAGTGATTTTTCCCGCTTCCTCACATTCTCCAAAATTAATGCATTTGCCTTTCCTTATCCCTGTAGTTCTTGCCTTTGGAGCTTCCGTTTGTTCGACAAAAAGGCCTTCCGCCTCTCTGTCTTCTATCAATCCGTTTTTTCCTAAATCCTTCGAAATCTTTTCCTTTTTCAAATCAAATCTCATAAAGGAAATTAGTTTGTATTTAGTTTATTTGAAAATTTAATAAAAGTCACTAAAAATATTACCAATAAATCACACATTTTTTACTTTAATATTTTACTAAACCTCACTATTTTTTCGCACAAAGCCAAACTTCCACTCGTCTGTTTTTTTCCCTTCCTGCTTCCGTATCGTTAGAAGCAACTGGCATTTCCTCTCCTGCCCCAGCAACATTGACCACTGTTATTCCCTCTTTCTTCAAAGCGTTGGCAACGCTCTGTGCCCTTTCGAAGGAAAGCCCCAGATTATAAGTGTGGTTGCCTACGTTGTCCGTAAAACCAATCAACAGCACCCCCTTATCTTTATTCGCTGGTTCCAAAAGAAATTGCGCAAGCCTTTTGATATCGACAATCCCTTTGTTATCCAATTCCTTACTGCCAAAACGAAACCGAATGTCAAAAGGCACTCTTTTGGCTCCCGTTACTAAACTTTTATATCTTTCCGATGCATTAAGAGGAATGATATTCCCCTCATCGGCTCCTTTTGTAGGAATCGATCCGCTGCTTGCTTCTTCTATACCACTGCCGACAAAGCCCAATGATGAAACACACTTTTGACCTTGAGTGGATAAAACATAGTGAATGAATTTATGTATCCAGGAACTATTTTTATCAGTGACATAAAGATACAACCGAAAGGCTAATGGATACTCCTCAGTACCAATTGTAAAGCGGTTTGGTTTGAAAGCCTCAGCCCCTTTCATAAACAAAGAAAGGATCTTTACATTTCCATTAGCTCCA
Encoded proteins:
- a CDS encoding protoglobin domain-containing protein; amino-acid sequence: MKTNIKELTQTIIDMIPTSLRFNAHDEAVFQKFKPFHEKLSEKLVKGFYDILFGYPTTQSIFKPDERPLREPDLQRWWQRTITGPFDINYWAWQSAVGVIHIKRKVKNPMMISIWGWILLTLQKEFSMNYSPQDTFEAMDSWHRLAITVQSLIAESYLHNYIVALAQSTGTELALLDRLVAIEVADIDPKSLS
- a CDS encoding NAD(P) transhydrogenase subunit alpha — its product is MTLSDWITNLYVFVLASFLGLELIRNVSRLLHTPLMSLTNAISSISLVGSLALTGEGEKTWVIVLGTIAIIASSINAVGGFLITDRILKMFRKSK
- a CDS encoding NAD(P)(+) transhydrogenase (Re/Si-specific) subunit beta → MENIIQFVYIASAALFILSLKWMSEIKTSRWGNWAGTAGMALAIVATLLKPEIHGYLWIAIGIVIGASIGTPMAMLMPMTAVPQRTALSHAFGALAAGIVGSTEYFLHGTNLSMPQLIVLCIEVLLGFLTFTGSLLAFGKLQEIIPTRPILYPGRNLVSLSVFAFSLFLIAYLVIKGGSHPFLFGLIVCLSLLFGILLVLPIGGADMPTVISILNAYAGLSSSFMGFLLNNKLLIIAGALDGSSGLILSIQMCKAMNRSFTNVLFGGVGQVLEVADPSRDGKIVKSLSPKEASILFEAAKKVVIVPGYGMAAAQAQHVVKELTDVLENRNIEVKFAIHPVAGRMPGHMNVLLAEADVPYDKLVEMEEINPLFPETDIVLVVGANDITNPAARKNPGSPLYGMPILDVDKAKQILFIKRSMSTGFAGIDNDLFYSPKTIMLFGDAKKVLNELLISINSN